From the genome of Halobacteriovorax marinus SJ:
ACAAATGAATCCACTAAAGATACAATAAATTTATACTTGAATGGCATCACGATAGAAGAAGTGGACTTTGCATCTAAGTATAAAGATTTAAGTGAAGCTTTTTGTCACGAGTTAACAACCGATTTTAAAGTTATAAAGTCACTTAGTTCAGATTTTATCTCCTCAAAGAGTAGTGGAAAAATCCTAAGAGTAGTAGACCAGAGGAAGTATTGAAACAAAACCTAAGAGAGCATATTGATTTTGTAAGAGAGAATTCACCTTTTTATAAGGAACTCTATAGGGATGTCCCCCTCAAAGATTATAGTATTTCAGATCTTCCTATTTTAAATCAAGATGACTATTGGTCTAAGAATGGATTTGAGAATAATTCCGTACTAACGTCAGACTTAAGTGATGGAGTTGTCTTTAAAAGCGGCGGAACAACAGGTGTTCCAAAGTCTAGCTTCTTCACGCAAGAAGAGTGGGAGACGTTTACAACGGATTTCTCATTTGGAATGGATCAGCTAAGACTTCAAAAAGGGGATCGTTGTGCAAACCTATTCTACTCTGGTGATCTCTATGCATCTTTTTTATTTATTAATAAGAGTGTGGAAAAGTTAAAGAATAAGGTTGTGCAATTTCCAGTTACAGGTCAGACAAGTATTGAAGAGACAAAGAGAATCATAAACTCTTACAAGATAAATGTTCTCTTTGGTGTTCCAACATCTTTAGTGAGCCTGGCAGCCTCATTTGAATCAAGTGATAATTGTATTAATCAAATTTACTATGGAGGAGAGCCACTTTTTGATGATCAAAGAGAGAAACTTCAAAGAGCATTCCCAGAGGCTCATATCTCTTCTATTGGTTATGCAAGTGTTGATGGTGGTCAGCTTGGATATGTCGATAAGAGTTGCACAGCAGGTGAGCATATTGTTTTTGATAAAACTTATATGGAGATTGTAGATCCAGATACAAATGAAGTTATTCTAGAAGAGAATAAAGTTGGGCGCCTTATTTATACAAACTTATCTAGAAGACTTATGCCCATCGTTCGCTATCCAGTTGGTGATATGGCCTCGTGGACAGAGGTAGGTAAGAGGTTCTCTCTTCTGGGGAGGGCCGACGAAGGAGCGAGAATTGGTGCGGTAACTGTGACTCGTGAGGATATAGTGAATACTGCGGCCTCAATCGGAGAGAAACAGGCAATTTCGGGGGTCCAATTAATAATCAAACGAGAGAGTGGCAAAGATTATTTGCACGTCTATTTAGGTGTTCAGAGTAAAGAAAACCTAAATATTTTAAACTACGTTCATTTATTTAAAGAGTCCTTTTTTATGCAAAGACCTATGTATAAGAAGGAGAAAGATATTGGAAATATTGCAGATTTAAAAGTTTCAATAGTATTAGTTGACGAATTATTGAAGAATCCTAGAACGGGTAAATTAAGGTTAGTTATAGACGAAAGATTCATCTAAGCTACTAGATTTTATAGATTCCATGCTATTATTTACTTAGATAATTTTATGGAGACTAGAACTTGAAAATCTTATTGGCCCAAAACAATCACAAAATAAAGGATAGGCTAAATCTGTACTTAGATAACTTGCCTACAAACGTAGATGTCTACGAAGTTTCCTCTTATGGAGAGCTGGAAGAAAGGTTGAGCCAAGATCCTTCAATTGATATTACGATTTCATGTCATATGAGTGCTAAATTAGAGGGAATGAAGATCTCGGGTCTCTTATTGAATGGGCATCAGAGTGATTTAATTGTTAATACGACTGAGTCCTTAGAAGACTCACTAGAATATAAGGCCTTTTCCAAGCTAGATAGTAGAGGTCAAATCATTCAAAACGATATCAATTGTGAATCTTTTCATAATTTAATCTTAGATATTTTAAAGAAGAGAAGAAATTTAAATTTTCAATATGCAGAGGAGGAGTATCGAAAGGTAAGACTTTCATACTTTCTAAGATTTAATAAAGTTCTCTGTGATGTCTTTATCAAAATCAATGATGATAAATATGTCAAAGTTCTAAGAAAGGATGATATTTATACTCGAGATGATCTTCAAAGATATAGAGAGAAGAATATAAAATTTCTCTATATTAATTCTGAAGATTATGATGACTTCGGCGCAAGTTTAGCAACAACTCCTTTTCTTATTGAAGATAGAAACTTAGATCCAAAGTACTTGGACGATGCGGTTGTTAATACATTAGATATAGTTCATGAAATGGTACTGGAGTCTGGTTTAACTGATGAAGTGGTAAACCTAGTAGACTACACTGCTTATCAAATAGAGAGTAGTCTCTCTAGTGATAGAATTTTAAATAGGCTTCTCTCTATTTTAAAAGATAGAAAGGACTACTTATTAGATCATAGTTATATGATCGCCTACTTTTCAAATTCAATTTGTTCTCATATGGAGTGGGACTCAGAAGAAATTAGAAAGAAGCTTAGTTATGCAGCAATATTACAAGATGTTTGTTTAAGTGATGCAAAAATGGCAATGGTAATGAACTTACAAAAGCCAGAAATGACTGAGTATACTCCAGAACAAATTGCGCACTATCAATCTCACCCTGAACAAATTGCAAATATTGTAAAGGCCAATGATACGATACCTTTAAATGTTGATGAAATTCTTCTCTCTCAGCACGAGAAACCTGAGGGGAATGGCTTTCCTAGAGGGCTTAGTCACCATAGAGTTTCTCAGCTTTCAGCAGTATTCATTGTAGCACACGCATTTGTGGATGAACTCTACAGAGAAGAGTTTGATCTTACAAAGATCCCTGTCATTATCAAGAGAATGGAAAAGAGGTTTAGCGTAGGTAATTATAGAAAGCCATTAGAGGGGCTTATTAACGTATTTCAAAAGTCTATTGAAGTTGCGTAGTCTTAGTAGATGGAGAGGTTCATCTCTTCATCTACACCTATCATTTGTCCGACATTCATTGGAATCCAAGTATTATCTCCATGAAGTGGTTCACTACTAAATATGAGATGGTTTATCTTTCCACTCTTAGTAGGAGCTTCACACTCCTGCGAGAAGTAAGGGCAAGTATCTCTTTCGGAACACTTTACTTTATAGGTTGAATAGTAAAGCTTCTTCCCACCTTGATGAGCAATCATTGTCTTTCCATTTGTTAAAATGAAAGTTAGGAAAGTTTCAGTATTTTTCCCATCATCATTGGGGCAATAATCCCCAATGATACTTGTAAGCTCGTCAATAGACTTCTTAATACACTCCTGAAGAATATCAATGTCACAATGCCTATCTGAGAGTTCAACCCTCTGGCTAAGTTTAGTCAGGATGAAGTAGAAGAGTAGCTCAGAATCTGTTGTTCCAAGAATAAATCTCTTAAGGTGGGGTGAGACTCTTGCGATAATCTCATCTTTATATTTATCAAAATCTCTAATATTTCCATTATGTGCAAATATCCAATTCCCATATTGAAAGGGGTGAGTGTTGAGAATATTTACAGTACCCAGTGTGGCATTTCTAATATGTGCAACGACGGTTTCAGAACTTACGATTCCTGAGACTTTCTTAAAAATATTATCGTTTACTGCAGTTTTCTCTGAGCGGATAACATGGGGAGCACCAGCAGTATAATAACTAACACCCCACCCATCTGGGTGCTTGTTACTTTGAACCTCTAATGCGTTTTCAGCACTAATTAAACTGTGGTGAACTTGACTCTGAATGACTGAGCGAAATCCAAATAATCTGCACATTCTCTAACCTATATTAATTTTATTTTTCAATATTATAACATAGGTCAGAGTGGGGATTAATAAGGTTGTAAATTATATGTTTACTTTGAAATTCTCATCCCAAGTTGAGAATGGTTCTGACTTAAGAAAGTTTATTGTGGAACGGCATTGTAAGCGAATATTTCTAATTTGCGTTTCTTTATTCAGATACTTAAGGTGCTCACAGTGCTGCTTTATTATGCTAGAGCTAAGGATAATGGCCATATGTGACACATGAGAAATGATCGTAATGACGGCCCAAAACCTACCATCTAATGGTATTTCTTCTCCAACTTCTTCTGTGACTAGCTTTAAGAAGAGCCATCCGGCCGGAGGACCGAGCTTTGTTACACAAACTCCTGAACCATCTTTTGAGAAGTCCAGGTTTTCGTTGAGAATCAGTCTAAAGGTATTGAGAAGCTTAGGGCTATTTGTTGTGTAAAACTCAAACATGGCAACTGCAAAGTCCTCTAAGCTCATTCCCTCTTGATATAGTTTAGAGAGCTGATCTTCTACTTCCTCACAGTTGTTATTAAAGACCTCTAAATAGAGGTTTTGCTTGTTGCTAAAGTGGTAGTTCACAGATGCTAGGTTCACATCTGCTTCTTTAGCAATGTCTCTTACAGAAGTGCCGTCGTAGCCCTTACAACCAAAAAGCTTTAGGGCCACATTGATAATTTTACATTTAGTATCATTAACTTTTGTCATAATTATACCTATGCTAATTCTTCGCTTCCGTCCATATCTTCTTCAATATGTTTCTTTCTCTTGGTAATTCTATTAACTAAATTTAGGAAATCTTCCAAAATTGCATACGCTGGTGGAATAAAAGAAAGTGTAAGTATTGTACCAGAAGTCAGTCCCCAGGCCATAGCAAGAGTCATTGGAACGAGAGTCGGGTCTGAACCACCAACACCGTAAGCTGTAGGGAAGAGCCCACTAACAGTAGTTAGAGATGTTACAAGTACTGCTCTTAATCTCATTCCTGAAGCTTTGATGAGAATCTCTTCTAGAGATAGTTTTCCCTCTGCCCTCATTTCATCAATGAAGCTGATAAGAACAATTCCTGAGTTCACGATAATTCCTGCAAGTCCGATAATTCCAATAAGTGCAAGAAAGGAAATTGGTCTTGTTCTATCCATATAACCACTTAGAACTGGTGTCGCAAAAGCAATTGAGAAACCAAGTAGTCCAAGAGGAATAGTCATCATGATAATAAGTGGTCTTAAATAAGATTTAAATAAGAATACTAGTATTGCAAAAATTCCAATGGCAGCAAGTACACTGGCTTGAGCCAAACTTTCCATTGATTCTTTTGTCGACTCAGCAACTCCACCAAAGACTAGAGAAACACTTGGGAAATCTTTTCTTAGCTCCTCATAAGTTTTAAGAAGAATTTGGTTCGCTTCCATTGCTGTAATTTTCTTTTCATTGATAGACCCAGCTAAAGTCTTTGATCTCTTAAAGTCAAAGCGCTTAATTTGAGGCGTACCATCTTTAGTTTCAAATTTAGCAAATGTTCCAAGTGGGACTAGATTTCCTCTTGAATCCATTATGTTTACATCTTTTAGTTTAGTAATATCTGTTCTGTCGCTTTCTTTAAAACTAACCCTTAAATCAACATCTTTATTATTTAAAGTAACCTCTGAGATAATTCTTCCTGAGATAGCACTTCTAACAGTGTCTCCTGCATTAAAGATATTAAGTCCTAGTTGGTCTGCTTTTTCATAGTCTATATTGATAAAGACTTCATCATCACCAATGATATCGTTTACTTTAAGATCCAGAACTCCAGGCACTTTCTCTAGTCTTGCTTTGATTTTACCAATTAGACTGTCGAGTTGTTCCATATCATTTGATCTAAATGTCGCTTCAATATCACTCCCTACTGGAGGTCCATTGACTTGAGCTTCGAAAGTTAAACTCTTGTAACCGTCCTTAGGAACTTGCGCTCTAAGTTTTTCAAGAACTGTTGTGTAGAAGAGATTGAGCTTGGCTTCATCTGTAACATAGATGAAAACAATACCTACATTATTTCCCTCTGTTGCTTTAGGGTCAGTAAGTTGTACTTTTGATTCTCCAGACTTTCCGATTAGGTGTTTTACATCTTTTCCAAGAACTTCTTTTATATCGTTAGAGAGATCTCTTAGTTTGGAGTTTGTTTCTTCTAGTTTCGTACCATTCGGTAATTCAAATCTTGCAATGTAAATCTCTGTTTGATCAGCAGGGAAGAGAATAAACTTATTTCCCGCAGTCATCATAAAGAGAGCGAAAACAATCAGAGCAGAGAAACCTGCTACGGCAATGTATCTTCTTCTTACGATTACAGTCATGATTTTTTCAAACTTATTTTCAAATTTGTGGAACCAGTCTTTCTTAGAATTTCCATCTTTATCTTTTTTGACTGAGTTCCCTGCACTCACTAATCTCATTGGAAGAAAGAAGAAACTCTCTACTAAAGAAAGCAGTAGGGATATTGTTACAATAATTGGAATCCACTTAATGAACTGCCCCATGATCCCTTTTGTAACTAGCATCGGTAGGAATGCGGCGATTGTCGTAAATGCAGTGGCGGTAATAGGAAGCCATAGACTTTTTATAGACTCTAATGCTGCTTCTTTTGAGTTCTTACCTTCTTGCCTTAGCCTTGTGAAGTTCTCAGAGATAACAACTGAGTTATCAACTAACATTCCTAGAGCGATAACGAGGGCCAAAACCGTAATGGTATTCAAGTTCATACCAAATGCCGGCATAATTCCTAGAGTCCCCATAATTGCTAGAGGAAGTGAGAGCGAAGCCATGAGCCCAATTTTACCCGGTAAGAAAATAAAGAGGAACACGATAACTAGAATAAGTCCTGAGACTGCGTTGTTGGCCAATACATCTAGTTTATCTTTAACCTTAATCGACTCATTCAAGAAGACTTTAAAGTCTGCTTTATCTGTATAAAGTTTTTCATATTCATGAAGCTTCTTTTCGACATCGTCAACGAGAGTAATTGTATCTGCGCCAGCTTTTTTGGCAATCGTTAATAGCGTTGCCTCTTCACCGTTATACCTTGTTCTAACTTTTATTTCTTCTTCACCGTCAACAACTTTAGCAACGTCTTTTAGGTAGATAGACTGCCCAGAGAAGTTCGATCTAATTAGGATGTTTTCAAGTTCTTTTGTGTTCTTAATCTTTCCTTCTAGGCGAAGCAGTTGTTGAGTCTTATCTTGCTTTAAGTTACCACCTGGAATATTAACATTTCTAGCTTGGATTTTAGAGATTAACTCTTGCATACCAATATGATGTTTATTGAGAAGGTCGTTATTAACTTCTATTTGAAATGTTCTCTTGGCAAATCCTTCTAGGGTAACACCTTTAATGAGCTTATTATCTTCTAACTCTTCTTTTAAATGGTCAGCAATAATATCTCTACTTCGATTTTCATTACTACCTAAAACCGCAATTTGAAAGACTGGCATCTCCTCTGATTTGATTTCACTAAACTTTGGTCTATCGATGAGGTCTGCAGGTAACTTATTTGTTCTATCGACAGCTTTTTGAATATCACTGATGACTGTTTCTACATCAATTCCAGCTCTGTCCATATCTACTCTGATGACGATTGTACTTAGACCAGATTGACTTGTGGAGTTTACATCCTTTAGTCCTCTTACGGTTCTAATTTCATCTTCAATTGGTTTCGTAATCTTTGTCTCAATATCCTGCGCCGTCGCACCATCGTAACGAGTCGTCACAATTGCAGTAGCGAAACTAACGTTTGGATAAGACTCCGCATTCATTTTTGCTAGTCCCATGATTCCATAAATCAAAAGTCCCAACATGAGAACGATGGAGAGTTTAGAGTTGTCTATAAAGAATTTTGAAAGTGTTTTCATACTATATCTCTGGTCTAAAATTAGTTATTTATTTTACATGGCATTTCTGTGTAAACAGTAAAGTAGTCCATGAGTGTTGTAATAATTGATAATTGGCTTTGAACTTCAAGTAAATTACTACTTAGAAGCGCATCTTGGTCGAGAATAAGGTCTCTAAAAGATACTCTTGCTTGGTTATACTTTTTCTTTGTGTGCTTTAAAGTAATACTTAGCTTTTCGCTATTGATATTCTGCTGTTGGATTACTTGTTGTAGAAGTTTAATATTCTTTACCACTTGTGAGTGATAGGCATTAACCTTCGCAACAATTTCTTCTTTTTGAGAAATGAATCTCTTCTTGTCTAGTAATCTTTGTAGTTCTTCAGACTTTGAAGTACTTCCCCCAAGAGGAATCTTAACTTCAATACCAGCAGAAAATGATGTTCTTCCATCATCTGAGAATTTATCCCAAGCATTTGAGTATCCCTCTGTCTTTCCTAATCTTCTGACCTCTGAGATGAGGTTTACATTAGCTGCATTATAGGAGTTGGTAATCTTTCTTTGTTGAGAATATTCACTTTGTAGTGATTTTAAAATTTCATCGTAGTTAGAGTACTGAAGTGGAGCTTCATTAAAAGATGATATCTGAGCAATACAGCTTAAAAGTTCTTTTGATGTATTATCAATAGAGTAACTTCCTAAAACAACCTCCTTATTAGAGAAGTTTGGAAGAAGTTCTTTTAGTTGTTGAATAAGTACTTCTTTTTGATACTGAAGATTTATAATTCTTGCCTTTCTATCAGCAATCTGTGATTCAGATCTTGAGACTTCACTAATTTCAGCAATCTTATTTCGGTACTTCTTTTTAGAGTCAACTAATTGCTTCTTTGACAGCTCTAAGAGTTCTTTTGAGATCTTAAGTTGCTCATTATTGGCCACTAGAGACCAATAGATCTTTCTTAGAGTTAAGTAGAATGATTTCTTCTGTATACCTTTTTGAAGATCTGCACGTTGGACACTTTCCTTTAGAACTTCTCGTTGAGCACTTGTTAGTCGCCCAAGAAAGTTCTTGTAAAGGTCCATTGAGAATTGGGCACCAAAACCATTTGTGGTTCCCTTATTTACGTATGAGCTTGTCATCTGTTCTGAAAAAGTATTTACGCCAATTTTCATTCCTGTACCAAGTCCTTTTTCAACACCGACTTTGTAGCTTTTAATAGGTGAGCTAACTGGAATTTGAGGAGTAAAAGAATTTTCTGATGTCTTATAGTAATTGGCAGACCCAACAAGATTAAAGTCAAAGTTCTCTTCAAAGAGTTCTCTTTGGAATTCTACAGATAGATAACTTGCTTCAATGGCCAAAGTGTTAGGAGCAGAGTTGTTGACCTCTTTCTTTATAATATCTTCAGTTAATGTGATGGTTTCTTGTGCAATAGTATTCGCACCCATTAAGGCGATTAGCGATGCGACCTTTAAAATTTTCATTTTTATTCTTCCTTTGGAATTCAAACGTTTGTTTGACTTTAAACGAATGTTTGAATTTATACAAGGAGGGTATGTAATTTAGTTAACTAATTTAGTATTTTTCTTATTATCTTAGATACTTAGGTGGTCAAATTCTTCGTATAGCTCAAGTAGCTCTTCTTCGAGGTTGCTCTTTTTCTGCCCTAAATCTGCGTAGAGCTTACTTGTTTCCATGTCCATTGATTCAAAATTGAACTTCAGCATGAGATCATCAATATTTGAAATTTGGGCTTCAATACCTTCAATTAGCTGAGGAAGACTCTCTAGTCTCTTCTTTTCTTGATTGGTTAACTTTCTAGGGGCCTCTTCACTAGGAGTGCTCTTTGGAGGCTCGGCCTCTAGGGGAGCTTGCTCTTGTTGTTCTCTCTCTTGTTCGAGAACAATATTTTCAAGAGTGAGGGCCTCGAGATAACTCTCTGCTTGAGCATAGCCACCTACAAATTGCTCAATATTATGATTATTAATAACCCATGTCTTATTTGTGACATTAGAGAGAAAGCTCCTATCGTGGGAAATAAGAATGAGTGAGCCTTTAAATTGAAGTAGGGTGTCTTCAAGAATTTGTAATGTCTCTAGGTCTAGATCATTGGTAGGCTCATCAAAGATCCAGATATCTGCTGATCTTGTTAGATTCTTGGCCAATTGAAGTCGGCCTCTTTCTCCACCCGAGAGAGTTTTTATTGGTCTATTTAAATCGTCTTTTGAAAAGAGGAAGCTTTCAAAATATGCGGCTACGTGACGTGTCCTCCCATCGGGGAGGCTCACCTGATCAGAGCCTTCAGTTAAGAATTGATGAGGAGTTAAATCCTCATCCATCTCCTCTCTTTTTTGAGAGAAGTACTGAATCTTTAAATCGTCAGCAACTTTAACTCTTCCTTCTTTAGCATTTAGATGTCCTTGGATAATCTTAACTAAAGTCGTTTTACCAACACCATTCTTTCCAATAAGACCGATGCGGTCTCCTTTATAGATATCGAGATCAAGATTATTGAAGATGCTCTTATCATCGTAAGAAAAAGAAACGTCTTTAAGTTCTACTAAACTTCTAGTCTTTCTCTGGCTTGAGGCAATAGTGAGATCGAGTGCTCTTCTTGCTTCACCTTTAACATCGGTGATTTTACTTTTTAATTCATGAAAGTTTTCAACACGCTTCTTACTTCGTGTCCCTCGGGCCTTAATACCTTGGCGCATCCACGCTTGCTCGCGAGTGAGAGAGTTCTTAAGCTTATTTAAAAGTCTCTGCCTGGCAACTTCTTGTTCACTAAGAAAGTCGAGGTAATCTATATAGGAGCCCTTGAATGTTTCTATCAGACCATTCTTTATATGGAAAATCTTAGAACATACTTTTCCAAGAAGGTATCTATCGTGAGAAATAAGTATGAATGTCTTTCCTGAGCTCACGAGCTCATCTTCAAATAACTTAATCGTTTCAATATCTAGGTGGTTAGTGGGCTCATCCCAGAGGATAAGATTCTCTTTCGCACTAAAGCCTAGACTTAATAAAATCTTTTTTTGCTCTCCACCACTTAGCTCTGCCACTGTCTTATTAAAGTCTTTGATACCAAAGTATTT
Proteins encoded in this window:
- a CDS encoding efflux RND transporter permease subunit is translated as MKTLSKFFIDNSKLSIVLMLGLLIYGIMGLAKMNAESYPNVSFATAIVTTRYDGATAQDIETKITKPIEDEIRTVRGLKDVNSTSQSGLSTIVIRVDMDRAGIDVETVISDIQKAVDRTNKLPADLIDRPKFSEIKSEEMPVFQIAVLGSNENRSRDIIADHLKEELEDNKLIKGVTLEGFAKRTFQIEVNNDLLNKHHIGMQELISKIQARNVNIPGGNLKQDKTQQLLRLEGKIKNTKELENILIRSNFSGQSIYLKDVAKVVDGEEEIKVRTRYNGEEATLLTIAKKAGADTITLVDDVEKKLHEYEKLYTDKADFKVFLNESIKVKDKLDVLANNAVSGLILVIVFLFIFLPGKIGLMASLSLPLAIMGTLGIMPAFGMNLNTITVLALVIALGMLVDNSVVISENFTRLRQEGKNSKEAALESIKSLWLPITATAFTTIAAFLPMLVTKGIMGQFIKWIPIIVTISLLLSLVESFFFLPMRLVSAGNSVKKDKDGNSKKDWFHKFENKFEKIMTVIVRRRYIAVAGFSALIVFALFMMTAGNKFILFPADQTEIYIARFELPNGTKLEETNSKLRDLSNDIKEVLGKDVKHLIGKSGESKVQLTDPKATEGNNVGIVFIYVTDEAKLNLFYTTVLEKLRAQVPKDGYKSLTFEAQVNGPPVGSDIEATFRSNDMEQLDSLIGKIKARLEKVPGVLDLKVNDIIGDDEVFINIDYEKADQLGLNIFNAGDTVRSAISGRIISEVTLNNKDVDLRVSFKESDRTDITKLKDVNIMDSRGNLVPLGTFAKFETKDGTPQIKRFDFKRSKTLAGSINEKKITAMEANQILLKTYEELRKDFPSVSLVFGGVAESTKESMESLAQASVLAAIGIFAILVFLFKSYLRPLIIMMTIPLGLLGFSIAFATPVLSGYMDRTRPISFLALIGIIGLAGIIVNSGIVLISFIDEMRAEGKLSLEEILIKASGMRLRAVLVTSLTTVSGLFPTAYGVGGSDPTLVPMTLAMAWGLTSGTILTLSFIPPAYAILEDFLNLVNRITKRKKHIEEDMDGSEELA
- a CDS encoding phenylacetate--CoA ligase family protein; the encoded protein is MKQNLREHIDFVRENSPFYKELYRDVPLKDYSISDLPILNQDDYWSKNGFENNSVLTSDLSDGVVFKSGGTTGVPKSSFFTQEEWETFTTDFSFGMDQLRLQKGDRCANLFYSGDLYASFLFINKSVEKLKNKVVQFPVTGQTSIEETKRIINSYKINVLFGVPTSLVSLAASFESSDNCINQIYYGGEPLFDDQREKLQRAFPEAHISSIGYASVDGGQLGYVDKSCTAGEHIVFDKTYMEIVDPDTNEVILEENKVGRLIYTNLSRRLMPIVRYPVGDMASWTEVGKRFSLLGRADEGARIGAVTVTREDIVNTAASIGEKQAISGVQLIIKRESGKDYLHVYLGVQSKENLNILNYVHLFKESFFMQRPMYKKEKDIGNIADLKVSIVLVDELLKNPRTGKLRLVIDERFI
- a CDS encoding HD-GYP domain-containing protein, with product MKILLAQNNHKIKDRLNLYLDNLPTNVDVYEVSSYGELEERLSQDPSIDITISCHMSAKLEGMKISGLLLNGHQSDLIVNTTESLEDSLEYKAFSKLDSRGQIIQNDINCESFHNLILDILKKRRNLNFQYAEEEYRKVRLSYFLRFNKVLCDVFIKINDDKYVKVLRKDDIYTRDDLQRYREKNIKFLYINSEDYDDFGASLATTPFLIEDRNLDPKYLDDAVVNTLDIVHEMVLESGLTDEVVNLVDYTAYQIESSLSSDRILNRLLSILKDRKDYLLDHSYMIAYFSNSICSHMEWDSEEIRKKLSYAAILQDVCLSDAKMAMVMNLQKPEMTEYTPEQIAHYQSHPEQIANIVKANDTIPLNVDEILLSQHEKPEGNGFPRGLSHHRVSQLSAVFIVAHAFVDELYREEFDLTKIPVIIKRMEKRFSVGNYRKPLEGLINVFQKSIEVA
- a CDS encoding ABC-F family ATP-binding cassette domain-containing protein, with amino-acid sequence MSLLCTLSNIHLHLGTKSLFKGAGFTISYGDQIGLLGLNGKGKSSLFKILSSNLTPDHSTPPFTFDKAKSGGDDNQGFSTFLVPQDMQLANGDETTIKNYFFKFYPLHEEIHKELESVNLEIEKSHNESLIEKQKNLLEKLDHLGSWELIRSFESYLKYFGIKDFNKTVAELSGGEQKKILLSLGFSAKENLILWDEPTNHLDIETIKLFEDELVSSGKTFILISHDRYLLGKVCSKIFHIKNGLIETFKGSYIDYLDFLSEQEVARQRLLNKLKNSLTREQAWMRQGIKARGTRSKKRVENFHELKSKITDVKGEARRALDLTIASSQRKTRSLVELKDVSFSYDDKSIFNNLDLDIYKGDRIGLIGKNGVGKTTLVKIIQGHLNAKEGRVKVADDLKIQYFSQKREEMDEDLTPHQFLTEGSDQVSLPDGRTRHVAAYFESFLFSKDDLNRPIKTLSGGERGRLQLAKNLTRSADIWIFDEPTNDLDLETLQILEDTLLQFKGSLILISHDRSFLSNVTNKTWVINNHNIEQFVGGYAQAESYLEALTLENIVLEQEREQQEQAPLEAEPPKSTPSEEAPRKLTNQEKKRLESLPQLIEGIEAQISNIDDLMLKFNFESMDMETSKLYADLGQKKSNLEEELLELYEEFDHLSI
- a CDS encoding TetR/AcrR family transcriptional regulator — encoded protein: MTKVNDTKCKIINVALKLFGCKGYDGTSVRDIAKEADVNLASVNYHFSNKQNLYLEVFNNNCEEVEDQLSKLYQEGMSLEDFAVAMFEFYTTNSPKLLNTFRLILNENLDFSKDGSGVCVTKLGPPAGWLFLKLVTEEVGEEIPLDGRFWAVITIISHVSHMAIILSSSIIKQHCEHLKYLNKETQIRNIRLQCRSTINFLKSEPFSTWDENFKVNI
- a CDS encoding TolC family protein, whose protein sequence is MKILKVASLIALMGANTIAQETITLTEDIIKKEVNNSAPNTLAIEASYLSVEFQRELFEENFDFNLVGSANYYKTSENSFTPQIPVSSPIKSYKVGVEKGLGTGMKIGVNTFSEQMTSSYVNKGTTNGFGAQFSMDLYKNFLGRLTSAQREVLKESVQRADLQKGIQKKSFYLTLRKIYWSLVANNEQLKISKELLELSKKQLVDSKKKYRNKIAEISEVSRSESQIADRKARIINLQYQKEVLIQQLKELLPNFSNKEVVLGSYSIDNTSKELLSCIAQISSFNEAPLQYSNYDEILKSLQSEYSQQRKITNSYNAANVNLISEVRRLGKTEGYSNAWDKFSDDGRTSFSAGIEVKIPLGGSTSKSEELQRLLDKKRFISQKEEIVAKVNAYHSQVVKNIKLLQQVIQQQNINSEKLSITLKHTKKKYNQARVSFRDLILDQDALLSSNLLEVQSQLSIITTLMDYFTVYTEMPCKINN
- a CDS encoding class II glutamine amidotransferase translates to MCRLFGFRSVIQSQVHHSLISAENALEVQSNKHPDGWGVSYYTAGAPHVIRSEKTAVNDNIFKKVSGIVSSETVVAHIRNATLGTVNILNTHPFQYGNWIFAHNGNIRDFDKYKDEIIARVSPHLKRFILGTTDSELLFYFILTKLSQRVELSDRHCDIDILQECIKKSIDELTSIIGDYCPNDDGKNTETFLTFILTNGKTMIAHQGGKKLYYSTYKVKCSERDTCPYFSQECEAPTKSGKINHLIFSSEPLHGDNTWIPMNVGQMIGVDEEMNLSIY